The segment GAACTGGTGCTGCGCTTCCTGCACTCGACATAGGTCGGGTTTCAACCCGACAGGGAAACGCATCCGGCACACGCACCTGTCGGCATGAATGCCGACCTACGACCAAACCGTCGGCATGAATGCCGACCTACGACCAAACCGCCGGCATGAATGCCGACCTATGACGTAGGTCGGGTTTCAACCCGACCGGTATCGCGCCCGCCTCAATCGTGCCCGAAGATCATCGCCCCGGTGGGCACGCCCACCCCGCTCGACACCAGCACATGCTCGGCACGCTTTGGCTGGTTGTATGAGGTGCCACGGATCAGGCGCACTCCTTCGGCGATATTGTTCACACCGTGGATGTACGCTTCCGAAAGCAGACCACCGTGCGTGTTGTTCGGCAAGCGTCCATCTATGCGCAGGTTTCCGTCGGCGATGAAATCCTTGGCTTCGCCGCGCGCGCAGAAACCGAACGACTCGAGCTGCATCGGAATCTCGGTGGTAAATGCGTCATACAGGCAGGCAGCATCGATGTCGTCCGGCCCCAGCCCGGACATCGCGAACACACGTCGAGCTGCGAGCTCCATTTCCGGCAGCGAGTCGAGTTCCTCGCGGTAGAAGCTGGTCATCTGCTCCTGTCCACGCGTGGAGGCCTGGGTGACACCGCGAATCACCGCCGGCTTCTGCCGCAGGTCGCGCGCACGCTCGACACTGGTGATCAACAGGGCGCAACCACCGTCGGTTTCCTGGCAGCAGTCGTAGATGCACAGGCGCTCCGTGATCCGCTTCGCCGCCATGTACTCTTCCAGCGTCAACGGGCGCCCATAGCCCGCAGCATTCGGGTTGTTCAGCGCGAAGCTGCGTTGTGCCATCGCGACTTCCGCCAGATGCTCCCGCTGCAGACCGTACTTGTGCATGTAGGTGTTTGCAATCATCGCGACCCAGGAAACCGGCGTCAGCATTCCGTACGCCATGTACCACGACCAGTGGATCAGGTCGCTGCTGACGATGTTGCCCGAAACGCCCTGCCCCATGCGCTGACCCGAGCGGCCGTTCATCGCGCGCCAGACGACGACGTTCTTCGCTGCACCGGTGGCCACCGCCATCACCGCTTGCTGAATCAGACCGACCGCAGCGCCACCGCCGTAGTTGATCTTGGCCCAGGTCGTGAGATCACCCAGACCCACTGCCCGTGCGACCTCGATCTCGTCACTGGTTTCCATCGTGTACGTGATCAGACCGTCGACCTCGGCCGGATCAAGACCGGCGTCGTCGCAACAGTTGCGCACCGCCTCACAGGCCAGTGCGAGTTCCGATACACCCGAATTCTTCGTGAACTTGGTGGTGCCGATGCCGGCAACCGCTGCCTGGTTCTTCATCGAAATCGCCATCGTCACACACTCCCCTTCGCCGCCGGCCGGAACATCGGAATCCTGAATCCGTCCTCGTCCTCATGGATGTACGCCGTAACCGGCATCCCGAACTCGATTTCCTCGGGAGTGCAATCGGTCAGACACGACGTGATTCGTGTACCCTCGTCGAGATCAATCAGAACGATGTTCAACGGGTACTCGTAACCCGGGAACTGCGGATGATAGAGCGTCGTGTAGCTCGTCACGGTACCCTTGCCGCCAGCCGCAACGAAATCCCACTCGAGCGAACGACACTCACTGCACATCGGTCGCGGGGGATGACGCAGCGTCTGGCATTTCTTGCAGCGCTGGATGGCAAGCACGCCGTTGGCGGCCTGCTCCCACCACCACCCATTGTCGTGCGCCATCGGGGGCTTGATCCGGCCGGGCTTGGGCATCAGTTGACTCCTCATCGTATGGTTCGCTTGCCGACCCACGCATCTTAGCACCACAACTGCGACGACATGGGGCATATCGGCACCCGGTCCACGGGCAATGCACTTGCACCTGAACCAGCCGGGT is part of the Pseudomonadales bacterium genome and harbors:
- a CDS encoding OB-fold domain-containing protein, whose product is MPKPGRIKPPMAHDNGWWWEQAANGVLAIQRCKKCQTLRHPPRPMCSECRSLEWDFVAAGGKGTVTSYTTLYHPQFPGYEYPLNIVLIDLDEGTRITSCLTDCTPEEIEFGMPVTAYIHEDEDGFRIPMFRPAAKGSV
- a CDS encoding lipid-transfer protein, which produces MAISMKNQAAVAGIGTTKFTKNSGVSELALACEAVRNCCDDAGLDPAEVDGLITYTMETSDEIEVARAVGLGDLTTWAKINYGGGAAVGLIQQAVMAVATGAAKNVVVWRAMNGRSGQRMGQGVSGNIVSSDLIHWSWYMAYGMLTPVSWVAMIANTYMHKYGLQREHLAEVAMAQRSFALNNPNAAGYGRPLTLEEYMAAKRITERLCIYDCCQETDGGCALLITSVERARDLRQKPAVIRGVTQASTRGQEQMTSFYREELDSLPEMELAARRVFAMSGLGPDDIDAACLYDAFTTEIPMQLESFGFCARGEAKDFIADGNLRIDGRLPNNTHGGLLSEAYIHGVNNIAEGVRLIRGTSYNQPKRAEHVLVSSGVGVPTGAMIFGHD